In Thalassococcus sp. S3, the sequence TCCAGCATTCGGCTGACAATCCGTAGGTTGAGGCGGGCGTTGGAGATCGCCCCGCTGTCGAAGACATCGAGAACAGCCGCCAATGCAGGTTCCGGCACGCCACGTCGCTTGCCCTCGCTACAGGCAAAATCGTGCAATTGCTCTATCGTGAGATCGGGCAGGTCCAGCACCACGCACCGGCTTTGTAGCGGCTCAGGCAGGCCTTCGCGGCCATTGGCCGTCATGACCCAGTTGACCCAGGACATGTCGAACTTGATCTGGAAGAACGGGCATTCCCAGCTGGTTGCCGTCATCCGTTCGAGCAGTGGAAGCAATGCGTCCGTGAAAGTATGGCGGCTGCCGCGGGTGGAATGTGTTTCCCCCGCCTTCTCGATCTCGTCCAGAATGACGAGTGGCCCGCCGTGCCGCGCCTGCAGGATCGTCTTCATCACCTTGCCGTGATGCGCACTGCCCCAACCGCGTTGCGATCCAACAAGCGCGAAGGTCGCGGGCTCGCCGGTTGCGTCGATCTTCGTCGTGGGAACGGACAGGTGATGCGCCAACCGCCGCGCCCAGTGGGACTTACCGATACCCGGCGAGCCGACCAACGCAAGCGGAGAGAACCGCGCGCCTGGCGGCCCATCCCGCGCGGACGCCTGCAAGCCCCGCCAGACCACCTCCGTGGCGGGCGCCATCCACGGCATCTCTGCGTGAAGGGCGGCGGCAATCTCGTCGGCCCCGTGCTCAGTGGCGACCTGGGAAACGGTAAGACCATCCCGAAGCGGGGTCAGCCGCGCACGGTTCTCGTCGGTCAGGTGGTACATGCCGGTTGAGGAATGAACCCGTTCCACTGCCCGCATCGCGCGCCGCTTGATCCCGCGCATGTCTTCGTCAGCGACCAGTTCGTAGTCATACAAACAATCGTCCTCGGTCATCTCTCCTTGCGCGACCGCCCGCTCCTGGGCGGCCTTACGGACCCTCTTCAGGAATTTCCGAAACCGCTCTTCGATACTTCGGAGTGATGGGACATCATTGAAGAACCTGAGATCATGGAATGGGAGCGTGGAATGCGAACGAGACATGGCGGAGTCCTTTCATGGCGCAGACGTGCTTCTGCGCGCTTCGCCCGGCCGCGAACGCGGTAGGCTTAATGATGTGAAAGGTTCCGGAACCTGTGACTTACCAAGATCGAACAAAGCATGAACTGTCAAATCGGATGCAGTTAAGGGCTTTGAAAGACCCTCGGCAGCGTCAAGACCCTCCCGACTTAAGTATTATAAATCAATAGTTTACCTTGAGAACGGCATAGTTGCCAAACCGCTGCCACACCAGTTTGCGCGCATTATTGGTTTCTTTTGCGCGCACTTCCGGTTTTTCTGGCACATATTTTTCAGGCAGTTTTGGCGACCCCGGCAGGATTCGAACCTGCAACCTGCCCCTTAGGAGGGGGCTGCTCTATCCAGTTGAGCCACGGGGCCGTCAGAATGGGTGATAGCGTGCTCAAACGCGCTTGTCATCGTCTTCCCTGCACGCTTGCTCATTTGCCCATGTTTGCGGTACCACTTTCACATAGGCATGTCTTTGCGAAAGGACCCTCATCCCCTTGTCCCTGGATCACAAGCGCCCGCTCACCCTGCGTGATGTCTCAGAAGCCTCTGGCGTTAGCGAAATGACCGTCAGCCGTGTGCTGCGCAACCGCGGCGACGTGTCGGAAACGACGCGAGAGAAGGTTCTCGCAGCCGCGAAAGAGCTGGGATATGTGCCCAACAAGATCGCAGGAGCCTTGGCCTCTAGTCGGGTGAACCTGGTTGCGGTCATCATTCCCTCGCTGTCGAACATGGTCTTTCCCGAAGTGCTGACCGGCGTGAACCAGGTGCTGGAAGATACCGAGTTGCAGCCCGTTGTGGGTGTCACCGACTACTTGCCCGAAAAGGAAGAGCGTGTGCTCTACGAGATGCTGTCGTGGCGGCCATCGGGCGTGATCATCGCGGGTCTGGAACACTCCGATGCATCCCGCGCCATGCTGGAAGCCGCCGGCATCCCGGTGGTGGAGATCATGGACAGTGACGGCAAACCGGTGGATGCGATGGTGGGTATCTCGCACCGGCGAGCGGGGCGCGAGATGGCCAAGGCGATCCTGAAGGCCGGCTATGAACACATCGGCTTTATGGGTACCAAGATGCCGCTGGACCACCGGGCGCGGAAGCGGTTCGAGGGCTTTACCGAGCAATTGGCCCGCGACGGCGTGGAGATCGAGGATCGGGAGTTCTATTCCGGCGGTTCGGCGCTGGCCAAGGGGCGGGAGATGACGGCGGCGATGCTGGAACGCTCGCCGGATCTGGATTTCCTTTACTACTCCAACGACATGATCGGAGCAGGCGGGCTGCTTTACCTGCTGGATCAGGGCATCGACGTGCCGGGGCAGATTGGGCTCGCGGGGTTCAACGGGGTGGAGTTGCTGCAGGGATTGCCGCGTAAGCTCGCCACGATGGATGCCTGCCGGCTGGAGATCGGGCGCAAGGCGGCGGAAATCATCGCGGCGCGGCTGGCCGAACCGGAGGCGGAGGTCGAGGATAAGATCACGCTCACGCCCACAATCTCTTTCGGCGATACGCTGAAACGCTGGTGAGCGCGCTCACGCTCGACAACCGCGCAGCACGGCGGCTGTTTCTGGACCGGCATGCGCTAGCCGAACCGCCCAGCGGGCCGGCGAAAGGGGCCGCATTGGCAACTTTGATCGAACGGCTGGGCTTCGTGCAACTCGACAGCATCAACACGGTCGCACGCGCGCATGACATGATCCTCTATGCGCGCCGCCCGACCTATCGCGCGAAGCATCTCAAGCGGCTCTACGAGGTGGACCGGGCGCTGTTCGAACACTGGACCCATGACGCCGCCGTAATCCCGATGGCCTTCTACCCGCATTGGCATCTGCGTTTTGCCCGCGACGCGGAGGTGCTGAAAGCGAGGTGGCGGAACTGGCGACGCGACGGGTTCGAGCAACGCTTTGCGGATGTGCTGGAACAGATCCGCGACTACGGTTCGGTCTGTTCCTCGGATGTCGGCACGTCCGAGAAGAAGGGAAGTGGCGGTTGGTGGGACTGGCACCCGTCTAAAACGGCGCTGGAATATCTCTGGCGGTCGGGCGCGCTGACCGTGGTGGGGCGGGACGGGTTCCAGAAACGCTATGACTTGACCGAACGGGTGATCGAACAGGCTCTCTGTGACGATTGCCCTGACCCCGAACACTCCATCGACTGGCTCTGCAATGGCGCGCTGGATCGGCTGGGCTTTGCCACGTCCGGAGAGATCGCGGCCTTCTGGGACACTGTCTCGCCCGCCGAGGCCAAGGCATGGTGCGCGGCGGAGGAGGCGGCGGGGCGGATCATTCCGGTTTGCCTCCTGGGCCATGATGGCGCGGCGCGCATGTGTTTTGCACGGCCGGATGTAATAGAGCAAGCCATGGCCGCACCCACGCCGCCGGGCCGCATCCGGGTGCTGAGCCCGTTCGACCCCGCATTGCGGGACCGCAAGCGGGCAGAGCGGCTTTTCGGCTTCCACTACCGGATCGAGGTATTCACCCCGGCGCCCAAGCGCAAATACGGCTATTACGTTTTCCCGCTGCTGGAAGGCGACAAGCTGGTCGGGCGCATCGACATGAAGGCCGAGCGCGCCGATGGTGTGCTGGCCGTGCGCGCGCTATGGCCGGAACGCAAGGTGCGCTGGTCCGATGCGCGCACCGAACGGCTGGAGGCGGAGCTGGCCCGCGTCGCGCGGTTCGCGGGTTTGGAGGATGTGCGGTTCGCGGATGAGTGGCTGCGCACGCCGCTTTGACATGGCACGCCGCCTTTGTGTTTATCGGCCTATTTCAGACAGCCTGGAGCCAGATTGTGCCGCCTGCAGGATCAGCGGCGCCGGCGCCCATGCGATAGGGTCTTCTTCGGATAGCTCCTGCAACGCCGGCAAGACCTTTGCCACACCGAGTGTGTCAGCGTAGCTCAGCACGCCGCCCTTCACCTTGGGAAAGCCAAGGCCGGTCACCGAAATGCGATCCATCATCGGCGCATCCATTCCGGGCGTATCGCCCAGGATTGCAGAGGCTTCGTTGATCAGCGCGAGGGTCAGACGCCGCTGAATCTCGTCCGCTTCGAATTCGCGTTGTGGGGCCTTGGCGAACCAGGCTTCTTCCCGCACCAGATCCTCGATCAGCGGGTCGATCACCGCGCCGCCGCCGCCCGGATAGCGATACCAACCCCAGCCGATCTTCTGGCCCAGCCGACCCTCCTGCACGGCGCGGTCGGCGATGGGGATATAGCGCCGCGCGGGGTCTCGCGGCGTGGCCTTGCGGCGCGCATAGGCGGTGTCGAGACCCGCCAGATCCTGCGCCTCGTAGAGGCCAAGATCAAAGCCGAAAGCGACCATCGCCTCGTCGATCTCCCACAGGATGGCGCCGTCCATCAGAAGGGTATCGGCGGCCTCCTGAAACCGGTCGAGCAGACGCAGCCCGATAGAGGGGTGACCCGGTGGGATCACCACCGCGACACGACCGAGGCGATGCAAGAGCGTGCTCAGCGCCTCTTGCGCGGCAGCACCGGTTTCGGCCAATGGCATGATCTCTGTCAGGCTGCGCAGATGCATCGGCGTGAACACGGTCAGGCCCAGGGCGCATGTCGGATCGGTCGCGAGATCCGCCAGACCATCGGCGCGGGTGCTGGCCACCACCGTGTTGCGGGGCATTTCGGCATAGAGTGCTGCCCGCTCCTCTGCCTCGTCCAGCGTTTCGAGAATCAGATCCGCGGTGGCGAGGGCCCCTGTCGACGTGTCCACGGTCAAAGGCGATGCCGTCTTTCCCAGAAAATGCGCTGCCCGCTCAGCCGCGCCCGCATCTGGTTCGATCAGGGCAATGTCATAGCCTGCGGCGCGACAGGCCTGTGCCAAAGCCACGCCCGTGGTGCTTGCGCCCAGCACGGCAATGCGGGTCATGGGGGTCAGGGCAGCAGCTTCCGCTCGGCGATGAGCGCCAGAAGCTCGTCGCGCGACCGGTCCACTGTCTTGCCGGACGTATCAAGCTGTGCTACCGCCTTTTCATAGAGCGCCTCGCGGCTCGTCAGGATCGACTTGAGCTGCTCCATCGCCTCCGGATTGCCGGCCATTGGGCGTTCGTCACCCTGCGCGCGCACGCGGGACATATGCTCGTCCGGAGAGGTCCTGACCCAGATCGTATGAAAATGCGCTAGAAGCTTGGTGTAGGTCTCCGGCTCCGCCACGATGCCGCCTGCCACGGCGAGGATCATCCTGTCGTGCCGGGTGATCACCCGGCTGAGCGCCTGCGCCTCCAGCTTGCGGTAGCCCTCTGGGCCGTAAAGCGCCATGACCTCCTCCACCGGCATCCCGCTTTGCGCCTCGATCTCGCGGTTCAACTCCACGAAGGGCACGCCCAACGCCTCTCCGGCCAAGGCGCCGAGGGTCGATTTGCCGGCACCGCGCAAGCCGATCAGGCAGATCCGATGGGCGCGCATGGTCTCTTCCGGCTCCGGCAGAAGGGTGCGCAGGACAGCCTGCTGCACATCCGATCCGGCCGCACGAAACAGGTCCGCCACCCGCAACGCGTCAGAGGACCAGGGGTCATCCTCCCCCATCAGCCATTCGATACGGTGATCAAGCGCGATGGCGATGCGCTGCAGAAGACCGATGGAGATATTCCCTTCCCCCGCCTCCAACTGCGCCAGATAGCGGGGGGAGACGCCCGATATCTCCGACAGCACCCGCCTTGGGATGCCCTTGCGCTCCCGCGCCTTGCGCACGCGGTCGCCGACGCGGTGGATCAGCGCGGTGACGATGCGGTCCGCCTCCGTCTCCTGCGTGTCAACTGTCGAAAGCTCGGCCATATGTCCCCAGGTTTATGTATTTTATTGCATAAGCCTAGGGCGATACCTGCACGTATTCAAATTGTTTCCCACGTCATGCCCGGAAAGACCTGCACTATTGTGCTGCGACCGGAGCGCGGACGAGCGGTTCGACCACCTCCCGGATATGGCGCGGCGCGGGCTGGGATTTGAACTGATCGGCGATGGTGAAGACGCAGACAAAGCGTCCTTCGAAGCACAGCACGCCGTCCTGCCACCCCTTCATGCTGAACTCGATCGACGAAGTGCCCAGCTTGGACGGCCATGTCTCGCAGATCAGCCGGTGGCGCGGGGTGACCGGCGCGCGGAAATCCATGCTCATATGCACGAAGGGCGTGCCGATGTTGTCGTCAAGCTCAAGCTGATACCAGCCATGCCCGCCCAGATGATGCTCCCACCACGCGTTGATCGCGTCGAGCGCGAACCAGGGCAGGCGGGCGGTATAGGCGATCTTGGCGGGGTCGCAATCGCCCCAGGTCACCCGGATCTCATGGCAGAACGCGCCTTGCGCGGGGCTCACCTCAGGCCACCTTGGCCTTCAGTTCCTCCATGATCCTGCCTACCCAGGGCAGCGCGATATCCTCGGGCATTTCGAAGGACGACGCGTCGTGAATGCCCCGCTCCCCGATCTGTTCGGCCTTTAGCCCTTTCAGCATCTGGGCCAGCTTCATGGAGCCGTGGTTGAACGTCTCGGAAAAGACCTGATCGCCCAGCCCGAAGATCGCAAAGCGAATGCCGCTGAGATCCGGCTTGCCTTGGGTCAGCGCCTCCTCAAACGGCAGGGCCGTGGACGGGAGATCGCCATTGCCGTAGGTCGAGGTCACGAAGATATAGAATGTCTCACGCTCCATCGCGGCCGGGTCCACATCGGCGAGGCTGGCGATATGACAGTCGAAATCACCGCCCAGCTCAGCCTCGATATCCTCGCAGAGCATTTCCGAATTGCCCGTCTCGGACCCGTAGTAAATTCCAACTTTCATTCCGTGGCCTCTTTCCTTGTCCCCGCGCGCAGGGGTCTTAGCAGTGCCCCACAGGCTGCGGCTCTGGCTCCACCATCAGGCGATAGAGCGCATCCTGCTCGTCAGGGGTCAACATCATGTAAACCGCAAGGCAAAGCCCCTTGCAGTCCTTGCATTCCAGCGCGCAATAGGCGCCGTTGCTGGCCAGAGGCGATTGCTCTGGCTTGAGTGTCATCCGGTCAATCTGCATCGGTCGTCCCCTTTGCAAATGTCAGGTGCCCGGACGCCTTGTGGCGCCCGGGGTCAGGCCTCACGCCATGTGCAGCTTAACATACTCGAAGTCGCCGGGCTTGTTGTCGATGCCAACCTTGGGTGGCGAAATCCAGCTTGCATATTTTCCGGGCTCATAGCACGGCTTCATGAGCGATTGGATAAAGGCGCCGTCCTCTTTGGTGGGCAGCCATTCGTCGCGACGGGCGTCCCATTCCTCCCGGCTGAGGAAATTGCCGTCCGGATCAATCGGCTGGTTGGCAAAGACGCCAATCTGACGGTGGAAACCTTCATGCGGCAGCTTCAGTTCAAACTCGATCCCCGTGCGGGAAATCTGCTTGTTCCAGCGCCGCAGGCCGCCGGATGCATCGCGGACATAATCGTCACGCAGGCGCATGTTGATCGCGGTCAGGGCGGGTGCGTCTTCGGTGACGATCTTGCCGTCCTTGATGCTCGCGACCTTGTAGGTGTCGCCTGTCAGTTTGTGGTCGTCTTCGATCCGCTGCTCCATATACCGGCCTTTGATACCGGCGTTGAACGCATTGGCGGCGTTGGTCGACACTTCCTGTCCGAAGAGATCCAGCGACAGCGTATAGTGCAGGTTCAGCTTTTTCTGGATCGTGGGCAGGTCGATCACGCCCAGATCGCGGATCTTGTCGATGTCGTAGGGGTCGGTGATGCCCGCCTTCTGCATCGCTTCCAGCGTGGCCTGAATGGTGCGGCCCACGCCGGTTTCGCCCACGAACATATGGTGAGCCTCTTCTGTCAGCATGAAGCGGCAGGTGCGGCTGAGCGGGTCGAAGCCCGATTGAGCCAGCGACTCAAGCTGCATCTTGCCGTCGCGGTCGGTGAAATAGGTGAACATGAAGAAGGACAGCCAGTCCGGCGTCTCTTCGTTGAACGCGCCCAGCATCCGCGGCGCTTCCTCTGAGCCGGAGGAACGGCGCAGCATATCGTCCGCCTCTTCACGCCCGTCACGGCCGAAATACTTGAAGAGCAGATAGACCATCGCCCAAAGGTGACGGCCTTCTTCGACATTCACCTGGAAGAGGTTGCGCATGTCGTAAAGCGACGGCGCGGTGAGGCCGAGGAAGCGCTGTTGCTCGACCGAGCCCGGCTCGGTATCGCCCTGGATCACGATCAGGCGCTTGAGCATGTTGCGATACTCTCCTGGCACTTCCTGCCAGGCCAGCTCACCAGCGTGCTCGCCGCAGGGGATACGGCGATCTTCGACAGCGGGGGCCAGCAGAACACCCCAGCGGTATTCGGGCATCTTCACATAGTCGAACTTGGCCCAACCCTTGGGATCGACCGACACGGCGGTGCGCAGGTAAACGAGCGATTCCTGGAAATTCTGAGGGATCAGGTCATTCCACCAGTTGATGTAACCGGGGTGCCATTTCTCCAGCGCCTTGAGCACCTTCTTGTCGTTGGACAGACCCACATTGTTGGGGATCTGCGAGTCGTAACTCACGTTGATCAGATCGAGCATTCCTCATCTCCCTAAACCGGCCACGCGAAGTATGCCGCGCGGCCCAACCCTTTGTGGGGCACTTCGCCCACCCCTTCGCGCGCCTAGACGCGCTCCATGTCGTATTGCCCGCGCATGCCCGTGCCGTAGCGCTGCAGCGCACCATCCTCGCCCACCGCGTTGGGGCGCTGGAAAATCCAGTTCTGCCAGGCGGTCAGACGGCCAAAGATCCGCGTCTCCATCGTCTCGGGCCCAGCAAAGCGCAGGTTCGCCTCCATCCCCGTCATCGCATCGGGGGAAAAGCTGGCGCGCTCTTCCATGAACTGGCGCACCTCGTCTTCCCAGTCGATATCGTCGAGCGCGTAGGTTACCAGACCTAGCTCATCGGCATCCTCGGCCTCCAGCGCCTCGCCGATCTGGGCGCGGGCTTTCTCCACCATTTCCGGTTCACCCAGAAAGCGTGTTTCCAGGCGGCTCAGGTCGTTGCCCATCGGGTAGGTGCCGAAATTGCTGTCGCTGAGCGTGACCGTCGCCATATGGCGATTGTCGCCCTCGAACTCCTCCAGCATCATATAGCTGCGGTCGACGGCCCAAAGCAGCTCCGCCAGCACGCCGGTATAGCAAGAGCCATGCTCGACCAGCGCCACGAGGCTGCGGGAGGTCATGTCGATGCGCTTGAGCACGCGCTTCCAGTATTTCAGGATTTCGTTGGCCAGCCAGTGATCCGCATGGGCGAGCAGCAGGTCCTCATGCGCCTGCACGCGCTCCGGGTCGCCCTGCGTCGCAAAAACGATCAGGCCAAGATTGCGTTCGTTCAGCCTGAGATGCAGGATGGCATCGTCCAACTCCCGTGCGAGGCGGAGCATGTAGGTGTCGGAGCCCTCGGCCTGTAATGCATCCGCGTCAGCGGGCGCCTCGCTATCTGGCCCCTTGATGGTAAGGGTCGCACGCCCCGCATCACGGTCCATGGCGACTTCGACCAGCGAATAGGTGACCGACCCATCCTCGGCAAAGCTGCGCTGGAGCGGTTTCAAGGCGATGCCCGTCAGCCCGTCAGCCTTCGACGATTGCGCCGCGAATTCCTGGGCGCGCTCGGCCACGACCTCGTCGAATTTCGAATTCGCCACCACCTCATCGACCAGCCGCCAATCCTTGGCCCGCTGTCCCTTAACCCCCTCCTCGATGGAGCAGAATACGTCTGCGCGGTCCCGGCGCACCTTGCGCTTGTCGGTCACGCGGGTCAGCCCGCCGGTGCCGGGCAGAACGGCCAGCAGGGGCACTTCGGGCAGGGCCACGGACGAGGCGCTGTCGTTGGTCAACATGATGTAGTTGCAGGCCAGCGCCAATTCGTACCCGCCGCCGGCGCAGGCGCCTTTGACAGCGGCGATGTATTTCTGGCCGCTGTCGGCTTCGGCTGCTTCGTAGGTGTTGCGTGTCTCGTTGGTGAATTTGCAGAAATTCACCTTATGCGCATGGGCTGCGCCGCCCAGCATGCGGATGTTGGCACCGGCGCAGAAAACTTTCTCTTTGCCGGACTGCATCACGACGACCTTCACCTCGGGATGCTCAAACCGCATCCGCTGAACGATGTCGGACAGCTCGATATCCACACCCAGATCATAGGAATTCAGCTTAAGCTCGTATCCGTCAAAAAGCCCGCCGGCCTCATCCACGTCCATGATGAGCCGCGCAACCTCGCCCTCATACTCTACCCGCCAATGCCGGTATTTTGACGGGTCGGTTTGAAAGTCGATGGTCTTCGACATGGGGCAAGGCTCCAATCAATAGTATGAGATGCACTTTAATGCTCATCATTGAGCCAGTAAAGGTAAATATGCACGATAATGCGCTAACATTGCCGAACTACCGTAAATGTACGCATTATAGTGCAACTCTCGACAGAGATCAGGCGATCTCCACCTGCTCCTCCTCGATCCGCTTCAGTCTTGCGGCAAACTCAACCACAGCAGCCAGCGTCTTCCCCGGCTGCTCCTGATGCGGGGCGTGCTGGCAGTTATCCAGAATCACTGTATCAACCGGCGCATAGCTGCGTTCCTCAATCTCGCTGATCTGGGCGAGTGTGCCGTATTGATCGTCCCGCCCCTGGATGGCGAGCGTCGGGATGCGGAAGTAATCAATCGCCTCCCCCACATGCCAATCGCGGAACCCGGGATCGAGCCAGGTGTCCGCCCAGCCCCGAAAGGCGCCGTCCGGATCTCGGTGATACTTCGCCATCCGGTCGCTTAGATATCCGCTCTCGAACACTCCCTTGGCTGCGTTGATCGCTTCCAGCCCACTCTCCTCAGTAAAGAAATGCGGCGCCATCAGGATCAGGCCGCGCACGCGGTGGTCCACTACTCCGCCTGCGTAGATCGCTGCAATCGTAGCGCCATCGCTGTGACCAAAAAGAATGCCCTGCTCAAAACCCATCTGGTCCAGCACATGGGGCAGTACATCCACCGCCTC encodes:
- a CDS encoding AAA family ATPase gives rise to the protein MTEDDCLYDYELVADEDMRGIKRRAMRAVERVHSSTGMYHLTDENRARLTPLRDGLTVSQVATEHGADEIAAALHAEMPWMAPATEVVWRGLQASARDGPPGARFSPLALVGSPGIGKSHWARRLAHHLSVPTTKIDATGEPATFALVGSQRGWGSAHHGKVMKTILQARHGGPLVILDEIEKAGETHSTRGSRHTFTDALLPLLERMTATSWECPFFQIKFDMSWVNWVMTANGREGLPEPLQSRCVVLDLPDLTIEQLHDFACSEGKRRGVPEPALAAVLDVFDSGAISNARLNLRIVSRMLDRAEMLAQQPMLN
- a CDS encoding LacI family DNA-binding transcriptional regulator — its product is MSLDHKRPLTLRDVSEASGVSEMTVSRVLRNRGDVSETTREKVLAAAKELGYVPNKIAGALASSRVNLVAVIIPSLSNMVFPEVLTGVNQVLEDTELQPVVGVTDYLPEKEERVLYEMLSWRPSGVIIAGLEHSDASRAMLEAAGIPVVEIMDSDGKPVDAMVGISHRRAGREMAKAILKAGYEHIGFMGTKMPLDHRARKRFEGFTEQLARDGVEIEDREFYSGGSALAKGREMTAAMLERSPDLDFLYYSNDMIGAGGLLYLLDQGIDVPGQIGLAGFNGVELLQGLPRKLATMDACRLEIGRKAAEIIAARLAEPEAEVEDKITLTPTISFGDTLKRW
- a CDS encoding winged helix-turn-helix domain-containing protein encodes the protein MSALTLDNRAARRLFLDRHALAEPPSGPAKGAALATLIERLGFVQLDSINTVARAHDMILYARRPTYRAKHLKRLYEVDRALFEHWTHDAAVIPMAFYPHWHLRFARDAEVLKARWRNWRRDGFEQRFADVLEQIRDYGSVCSSDVGTSEKKGSGGWWDWHPSKTALEYLWRSGALTVVGRDGFQKRYDLTERVIEQALCDDCPDPEHSIDWLCNGALDRLGFATSGEIAAFWDTVSPAEAKAWCAAEEAAGRIIPVCLLGHDGAARMCFARPDVIEQAMAAPTPPGRIRVLSPFDPALRDRKRAERLFGFHYRIEVFTPAPKRKYGYYVFPLLEGDKLVGRIDMKAERADGVLAVRALWPERKVRWSDARTERLEAELARVARFAGLEDVRFADEWLRTPL
- a CDS encoding 3-hydroxyacyl-CoA dehydrogenase family protein, producing the protein MTRIAVLGASTTGVALAQACRAAGYDIALIEPDAGAAERAAHFLGKTASPLTVDTSTGALATADLILETLDEAEERAALYAEMPRNTVVASTRADGLADLATDPTCALGLTVFTPMHLRSLTEIMPLAETGAAAQEALSTLLHRLGRVAVVIPPGHPSIGLRLLDRFQEAADTLLMDGAILWEIDEAMVAFGFDLGLYEAQDLAGLDTAYARRKATPRDPARRYIPIADRAVQEGRLGQKIGWGWYRYPGGGGAVIDPLIEDLVREEAWFAKAPQREFEADEIQRRLTLALINEASAILGDTPGMDAPMMDRISVTGLGFPKVKGGVLSYADTLGVAKVLPALQELSEEDPIAWAPAPLILQAAQSGSRLSEIGR
- a CDS encoding helix-turn-helix transcriptional regulator, whose product is MAELSTVDTQETEADRIVTALIHRVGDRVRKARERKGIPRRVLSEISGVSPRYLAQLEAGEGNISIGLLQRIAIALDHRIEWLMGEDDPWSSDALRVADLFRAAGSDVQQAVLRTLLPEPEETMRAHRICLIGLRGAGKSTLGALAGEALGVPFVELNREIEAQSGMPVEEVMALYGPEGYRKLEAQALSRVITRHDRMILAVAGGIVAEPETYTKLLAHFHTIWVRTSPDEHMSRVRAQGDERPMAGNPEAMEQLKSILTSREALYEKAVAQLDTSGKTVDRSRDELLALIAERKLLP
- a CDS encoding thioesterase family protein; the encoded protein is MSPAQGAFCHEIRVTWGDCDPAKIAYTARLPWFALDAINAWWEHHLGGHGWYQLELDDNIGTPFVHMSMDFRAPVTPRHRLICETWPSKLGTSSIEFSMKGWQDGVLCFEGRFVCVFTIADQFKSQPAPRHIREVVEPLVRAPVAAQ
- a CDS encoding flavodoxin family protein: MKVGIYYGSETGNSEMLCEDIEAELGGDFDCHIASLADVDPAAMERETFYIFVTSTYGNGDLPSTALPFEEALTQGKPDLSGIRFAIFGLGDQVFSETFNHGSMKLAQMLKGLKAEQIGERGIHDASSFEMPEDIALPWVGRIMEELKAKVA
- the boxB gene encoding benzoyl-CoA 2,3-epoxidase subunit BoxB yields the protein MLDLINVSYDSQIPNNVGLSNDKKVLKALEKWHPGYINWWNDLIPQNFQESLVYLRTAVSVDPKGWAKFDYVKMPEYRWGVLLAPAVEDRRIPCGEHAGELAWQEVPGEYRNMLKRLIVIQGDTEPGSVEQQRFLGLTAPSLYDMRNLFQVNVEEGRHLWAMVYLLFKYFGRDGREEADDMLRRSSGSEEAPRMLGAFNEETPDWLSFFMFTYFTDRDGKMQLESLAQSGFDPLSRTCRFMLTEEAHHMFVGETGVGRTIQATLEAMQKAGITDPYDIDKIRDLGVIDLPTIQKKLNLHYTLSLDLFGQEVSTNAANAFNAGIKGRYMEQRIEDDHKLTGDTYKVASIKDGKIVTEDAPALTAINMRLRDDYVRDASGGLRRWNKQISRTGIEFELKLPHEGFHRQIGVFANQPIDPDGNFLSREEWDARRDEWLPTKEDGAFIQSLMKPCYEPGKYASWISPPKVGIDNKPGDFEYVKLHMA
- the boxC gene encoding 2,3-epoxybenzoyl-CoA dihydrolase; translation: MSKTIDFQTDPSKYRHWRVEYEGEVARLIMDVDEAGGLFDGYELKLNSYDLGVDIELSDIVQRMRFEHPEVKVVVMQSGKEKVFCAGANIRMLGGAAHAHKVNFCKFTNETRNTYEAAEADSGQKYIAAVKGACAGGGYELALACNYIMLTNDSASSVALPEVPLLAVLPGTGGLTRVTDKRKVRRDRADVFCSIEEGVKGQRAKDWRLVDEVVANSKFDEVVAERAQEFAAQSSKADGLTGIALKPLQRSFAEDGSVTYSLVEVAMDRDAGRATLTIKGPDSEAPADADALQAEGSDTYMLRLARELDDAILHLRLNERNLGLIVFATQGDPERVQAHEDLLLAHADHWLANEILKYWKRVLKRIDMTSRSLVALVEHGSCYTGVLAELLWAVDRSYMMLEEFEGDNRHMATVTLSDSNFGTYPMGNDLSRLETRFLGEPEMVEKARAQIGEALEAEDADELGLVTYALDDIDWEDEVRQFMEERASFSPDAMTGMEANLRFAGPETMETRIFGRLTAWQNWIFQRPNAVGEDGALQRYGTGMRGQYDMERV
- a CDS encoding alpha/beta fold hydrolase — encoded protein: MLDWSDSPKKPLAVNGVTLDYACHGPAPDQAPTIVMLHEGLGCVALWRDFPEQVAKATGFGVFVYSRQGYGQSDPVDLPRPLDFMTREAVDVLPHVLDQMGFEQGILFGHSDGATIAAIYAGGVVDHRVRGLILMAPHFFTEESGLEAINAAKGVFESGYLSDRMAKYHRDPDGAFRGWADTWLDPGFRDWHVGEAIDYFRIPTLAIQGRDDQYGTLAQISEIEERSYAPVDTVILDNCQHAPHQEQPGKTLAAVVEFAARLKRIEEEQVEIA